A section of the Acidobacterium capsulatum ATCC 51196 genome encodes:
- a CDS encoding DUF885 family protein: MTSRRKFLLNSARSAAFLGVAAAGAEVPAFAAEAKSAAAPRYGDAAKSTKFPVPIDESHSALRPHLLRFDSDHELLQRYYSVPFAPDSRTRMREFYQLWQKQLAAIDFAGLNQDGRVDYLLLRNYLQHRLRQLDLDTAFQQQVDVYLPFAPEILALFDDMRAMKPVDSKAAAATLAHLATELKQLPATLNSKYPKPNKEAVNEAVHQLETLEWHLNAWFTFYNGYDPLFTWWVDVPYKSATGALTEYQNYLAVHLLGLAPPPKVGSGDGDAYSQSMQSARAGSNKDIIGHAIGRDGIMADLANAMIPYTPEQLIELANHEFAWCTQQMIQASREMGYGDNWRAALNKVKNTYVEPGQQPALVRKLEQQAQDFVMSHDLITVPELARDTWRWRMIPPQQQLISPFFLGGEVMQISYPTNTMTYSQRMNSMRANNTGMSHATVFHELIPGHELQGFMLERYRNYRSALGETPFFIEGWALYWELLMWDLGFDRTPQEKVGALDWRMLRCGRIIFSLSFHLGKMTPQQCIDLLVNQVGVEPDAAAGEVRRSFSGAYSPLYQAAYLLGGMQIYALHKEMVPAKLTNKQFHDAMLQQYAIPIELIRAAMLDLPLTPNYQPSWKFDGDDLPAVT; encoded by the coding sequence ATGACATCACGCAGAAAATTTCTATTGAACAGCGCTCGCTCCGCGGCATTTCTTGGGGTAGCCGCCGCCGGGGCCGAAGTTCCGGCCTTTGCGGCAGAAGCAAAATCCGCCGCCGCACCCCGCTATGGCGATGCCGCCAAGTCCACGAAGTTTCCGGTTCCCATCGATGAGTCGCACAGCGCGCTGCGTCCGCACCTGTTGCGCTTTGATTCGGATCATGAGCTGCTGCAGCGCTACTACAGCGTGCCCTTTGCGCCGGATTCCCGGACCCGCATGCGCGAGTTTTATCAGCTATGGCAGAAGCAGCTTGCGGCCATTGATTTTGCGGGCTTGAATCAAGATGGCCGCGTGGATTACCTTCTGCTGCGCAATTATCTGCAGCATCGCCTTCGCCAGCTTGATCTCGATACTGCCTTTCAGCAGCAGGTGGATGTCTATCTGCCCTTTGCGCCCGAGATTCTCGCACTGTTTGACGACATGCGCGCCATGAAGCCGGTCGATTCCAAGGCCGCAGCCGCGACGCTGGCCCATCTTGCGACCGAACTCAAGCAGTTGCCGGCCACGCTCAACAGCAAGTATCCCAAGCCGAACAAAGAGGCCGTGAATGAGGCCGTGCATCAGTTGGAGACGCTCGAATGGCACCTGAATGCGTGGTTCACCTTTTATAACGGCTATGACCCGCTCTTTACCTGGTGGGTTGACGTGCCTTACAAGTCCGCGACCGGCGCGCTTACGGAATACCAGAACTATCTCGCCGTCCATTTGCTGGGGCTGGCGCCGCCCCCCAAGGTGGGCAGCGGAGACGGCGACGCATATTCGCAAAGCATGCAGTCGGCACGCGCGGGCAGCAACAAAGACATCATTGGCCATGCCATTGGCCGCGACGGCATCATGGCCGACCTCGCCAACGCCATGATTCCTTACACCCCCGAGCAGTTGATCGAGCTGGCCAATCATGAGTTCGCCTGGTGTACCCAGCAGATGATTCAGGCTTCGCGCGAGATGGGCTACGGAGATAACTGGCGCGCCGCCTTGAACAAGGTGAAGAACACCTACGTAGAGCCCGGACAGCAACCCGCACTGGTGCGCAAGCTGGAGCAGCAAGCGCAGGACTTTGTGATGAGCCACGACCTCATCACCGTTCCTGAGTTGGCGCGGGACACCTGGCGGTGGCGCATGATTCCGCCTCAGCAGCAGCTCATCTCGCCGTTCTTTCTGGGCGGGGAAGTCATGCAGATCTCTTACCCGACCAACACCATGACCTATTCGCAGCGTATGAACAGCATGCGCGCGAATAACACTGGCATGTCCCATGCCACGGTCTTTCATGAGCTGATTCCTGGTCACGAGTTGCAGGGCTTCATGCTTGAGCGCTATCGCAATTACCGCTCGGCGCTCGGCGAGACGCCTTTCTTCATCGAGGGGTGGGCGCTCTATTGGGAACTGCTGATGTGGGATCTCGGCTTTGACCGCACACCGCAGGAGAAGGTTGGTGCGCTTGACTGGCGCATGCTGCGCTGCGGCCGCATCATCTTCTCGTTGAGCTTTCATCTGGGAAAGATGACGCCCCAGCAGTGCATTGACCTGCTGGTGAATCAAGTTGGCGTTGAACCCGATGCCGCTGCCGGTGAGGTGCGCCGCTCCTTCAGCGGAGCCTATTCACCGCTGTATCAGGCTGCTTATCTGCTCGGCGGCATGCAGATTTATGCCCTGCACAAGGAGATGGTGCCTGCAAAGCTCACCAACAAGCAGTTTCATGATGCCATGCTGCAGCAGTACGCGATTCCGATTGAGCTGATTCGTGCGGCGATGCTTGATCTGCCTCTCACGCCCAACTATCAGCCGAGCTGGAAGTTTGATGGCGACGATCTGCCCGCCGTGACATAG
- a CDS encoding DUF5695 domain-containing protein, which yields MLRQGIEHLETPGFRLDLTRSSQTVAALDPEGAHGFDFTPGDRLAERSTDGYYHLGDIDLRLRTDAAGPWQDYSSALHRQPVKPLPVQGDELASADLTATFPAGMPLRIVRTWRIDGENLALHFTLTNTSAKPVTIGALGIPLIFNNILAGRTLAQASVQCSFDDPYIGEDAGYVQVTRLNGHGPALVVVPEGHTPLEAWRPILNHHGPNGEPLIFNDPTPRGITFEGFYEWMVYSRAYQQGAWKGANPWNPGTSVTLKPGESRSFGLKFLLSPSIPQVQQTLVDHFRPVAAGFPGYVLPQDIHAQLFLHYHEPVRSITVEPAGAITITAGKSTSTGWLRYNLQGRKWGRARVAVTYDDGTVQSIGYFVIKPEQQAVADMGHFLTTKQWFVDPSDPFHRSPSVITYDGQANRQVTQEGRVWIAGLSDEAGAGSWLAAAMKEFGQPDKQEIAKYEQFVDHVLWGSIQYSSGPLKYGVRKSVFYYQPSQFPAGFYSDQYNWKTWTSWNRKQSEAVDRSFNYPHVAAAYWVMYRLARDHQGLVTAHDWQWYLGHAYQTTMAMMKFAPYYTQFGQMEGDIFLRILNDLQREGWTQQAGTLKDAMYQRALVWDHKAYPFGSEMPWDSTGQEEVYAWTHYFGFEDKAQVTLDAILGYDPSIPSWGYNGSARRYWDFLFAGKIPRIERQLHHYGSGINAIPLLAAYREHPQDLYLLRVGYGGTMGPLTNIDQRGFASEAFHSFPSTMKFDAYSGDYGPNFFGFALDTATYVTHSSTFGWLSFGGNLTQHAQQISVKPLDAFRRRVYLAPFGLWLTLDAGKFQQIRFDPQSQTVQIELSPASAYTKQALLRVEQPASIAGVGRFHPDTHFELIRGAYAVPLHAGLTQITLQAMPAQKHSQPASISHP from the coding sequence ATGTTGCGGCAGGGAATCGAGCATCTCGAGACGCCCGGATTCCGCCTGGACCTCACGCGTTCTTCGCAAACGGTGGCGGCGCTTGACCCCGAGGGCGCGCACGGCTTTGACTTCACGCCCGGCGACCGGCTGGCGGAGCGATCCACAGATGGCTACTATCACCTCGGCGACATTGACCTGCGGCTGCGCACAGACGCCGCTGGCCCGTGGCAGGATTATTCGAGCGCGTTGCACCGGCAGCCGGTGAAGCCGCTCCCTGTCCAAGGCGATGAACTGGCATCCGCCGATCTGACAGCCACCTTCCCGGCCGGCATGCCGCTGCGAATTGTGCGCACCTGGCGCATCGACGGCGAAAATCTTGCGCTGCACTTCACGCTCACGAATACATCCGCCAAACCGGTGACCATTGGCGCACTGGGCATTCCGCTCATCTTCAACAACATTCTCGCCGGCCGCACGCTGGCGCAGGCCTCGGTCCAGTGCAGCTTCGATGATCCTTATATCGGTGAAGATGCGGGGTACGTGCAGGTAACTCGCTTGAACGGCCACGGACCCGCGCTGGTGGTGGTGCCCGAGGGCCACACGCCGCTCGAAGCCTGGCGGCCGATCCTGAATCATCATGGCCCAAACGGTGAGCCGCTGATTTTCAATGACCCAACGCCACGCGGCATCACGTTTGAGGGGTTCTATGAGTGGATGGTCTACAGCCGCGCCTATCAGCAGGGCGCGTGGAAGGGCGCGAATCCGTGGAATCCCGGAACATCGGTGACGCTCAAGCCCGGAGAGTCACGCAGCTTTGGGCTCAAGTTTCTGCTGTCGCCCTCTATTCCTCAGGTGCAGCAGACGCTCGTCGATCACTTCCGTCCTGTGGCCGCAGGCTTTCCCGGCTATGTGCTGCCGCAGGACATTCATGCGCAGCTCTTTCTGCACTATCACGAACCGGTGCGCTCCATCACGGTAGAGCCCGCGGGTGCCATCACGATCACCGCAGGAAAAAGCACCTCGACCGGCTGGCTGAGATATAACCTGCAAGGCCGCAAGTGGGGCCGCGCGCGCGTCGCGGTGACCTACGACGATGGCACGGTGCAGAGCATCGGCTATTTTGTGATCAAGCCGGAGCAGCAGGCCGTTGCGGATATGGGGCACTTTCTCACCACGAAGCAATGGTTTGTTGATCCCAGTGATCCCTTTCATCGCAGTCCATCGGTCATTACCTATGATGGGCAGGCGAACCGCCAGGTGACGCAGGAAGGGCGCGTATGGATTGCGGGCCTGAGCGATGAGGCCGGCGCCGGCTCATGGCTGGCGGCAGCCATGAAAGAGTTTGGGCAGCCGGACAAGCAGGAGATTGCGAAGTACGAACAGTTTGTGGATCACGTGCTCTGGGGCAGCATTCAATACAGCAGCGGACCGCTCAAGTATGGAGTGCGCAAGAGCGTCTTCTACTACCAGCCCAGCCAGTTCCCTGCCGGATTTTATAGCGATCAGTACAACTGGAAAACATGGACCTCATGGAACCGGAAGCAGTCTGAGGCGGTGGACCGCTCCTTCAATTACCCGCACGTCGCGGCAGCTTACTGGGTGATGTACCGCCTGGCGCGCGACCATCAGGGACTGGTCACCGCACATGACTGGCAGTGGTATCTGGGGCACGCCTATCAGACCACCATGGCCATGATGAAGTTTGCGCCTTACTACACACAGTTCGGGCAGATGGAGGGCGACATCTTCCTGCGCATTCTCAACGATCTGCAAAGAGAGGGCTGGACGCAGCAGGCCGGGACGCTGAAGGACGCGATGTATCAGCGCGCGCTTGTCTGGGATCACAAGGCTTATCCTTTTGGAAGTGAGATGCCGTGGGACTCCACCGGGCAGGAAGAGGTCTATGCCTGGACTCACTATTTTGGCTTTGAGGACAAAGCGCAGGTGACGCTCGACGCCATTCTCGGCTACGACCCCTCCATTCCTTCATGGGGATACAACGGCAGCGCGCGCCGCTACTGGGACTTTCTCTTTGCCGGAAAGATTCCGCGCATTGAGAGGCAACTGCATCACTATGGCTCCGGCATCAATGCCATCCCGCTGCTGGCGGCCTACCGGGAGCACCCGCAAGACCTGTATCTGCTGCGCGTCGGCTATGGTGGAACCATGGGTCCGCTCACCAACATTGATCAGCGGGGGTTTGCCTCTGAAGCCTTCCACTCCTTCCCGAGCACGATGAAGTTCGATGCGTATTCGGGTGACTACGGGCCGAACTTCTTTGGCTTTGCGCTCGATACCGCCACTTATGTCACGCATAGCTCCACCTTTGGCTGGCTGAGCTTCGGCGGCAACCTGACGCAGCACGCACAGCAGATAAGCGTGAAGCCGCTCGATGCATTTCGCAGACGCGTGTACCTGGCGCCATTCGGGCTGTGGCTGACGCTCGATGCAGGCAAGTTCCAGCAGATCCGCTTCGATCCGCAATCGCAGACGGTGCAAATTGAGCTTAGCCCGGCAAGCGCCTATACGAAACAGGCGCTGTTACGAGTCGAGCAGCCTGCTTCCATCGCGGGCGTCGGCCGCTTCCACCCGGACACGCATTTTGAATTGATTCGTGGGGCTTACGCTGTTCCACTGCATGCGGGCCTGACGCAGATCACGCTGCAAGCCATGCCAGCGCAGAAGCATTCCCAACCAGCATCCATCTCTCACCCCTAG
- a CDS encoding TonB-dependent receptor: MSFDRWARRTVFPLFTLFFTLLLLAPRMVQAQNLSTGSLNITVEDPAGAVINGAKLELRDLDTNDIHKSTTSGSGVAVIPFLNPAHYSLRVSRDGFATKVYPSVTVQVNQVTNMVVKLEVGSTNQTVTVSANSSPLLQTTDNALATTIDLKEVEDLPVSGRDVTSFAFLVPGSVDGADFNNLPGGAANISANGFSTQTNRNKSAGFGNGAVIANRLEDVQEMTVQTSELDASYGGTSTMDIGFDTKRGTNHFHGSLFETYRNDALNANSWYNNSVNQKRSKLIINDFGASLGGPILKNKLFFFASLANFRQPFKSTVTTEVGTPLALSGIYEYIPQGSSSIVQDNVLQAGASAGCSTCTATINPLIAQDLANIESTYSLDGATLTPLDLNHENLTFPNKGYVVRKYPTLRLDYNITPNLRWTGTVTESNSYVTNSGGPPYPGAQYANQAYSYETRGYQIATGFDWNVTPTIVNALRVGYLYSGFIYNTQGINTPTASMVQQGDLAFGFGLNSGVNGFASLKGGSLYPVLGVTDNVSWQHGNHSFQFGVSAQTEIDHYYNNQFVPYIGVNYISTGDPVTSALVNSLSPNAPSSAPEDVEELYATLNGRMTYYSLGQFVNAKTKQFQPGISFNLHERLTQAALFAMDSWRLTPTLTLNYGLRWDFTGASKDETGFYTHPTLANLWGPTAVGDLFQPGVLNGVQNPVEGPSSEAYAPTYVHPEPNIGIAWNPRGNSDSWFDRLVGHGKTVIRASFTLKNYTEGAQNFWNFGSNNGANFNTYFYANPVAPGSGTPGPGFYNAGSVILGGSLPALASTSPNPYSPIITEASQGFSGTSFLTFDPHIKQPYVESWSVGIQRAITPNNVIEIRYVGNVAKDQWLGVNYNEINIFENGFLNDFRAAQANLSASGGKSFKGSQPTPILDQAFNATGATANYTNAQFITYLQQGQAGAFANALAGNASYLCSLVGESNFSPCGSAGAAGTGSYPINFFEANPYAAGQGIYEMTNNGYSNYNALQIDFRQRMWHGMQFDANYSYSQSLNNGAQGSTAPGFYGGRSNSAPGYYTLRDKHLNYFPSAFDVHHVLHVSGVYDLPFGKDRAFFHQNPIANYAIGGWTVGMILTYQGGDPFLFTGGTSTFNQNDGGIRLIGVTKSQLQHQIRPRRVPGKAYVSLFDPKYISAEGQANSQYITPNYQAGTIGTLMWLHAPKWINTDLSLTKLIPIHGKMNFSLQGEFLNAFNHTEWTGMDTGVQDTTFGTTSSTVNNPRNIQLRGTFNF, encoded by the coding sequence ATGAGCTTCGATCGTTGGGCCAGGCGCACCGTATTTCCCCTATTCACGCTATTCTTCACCCTCCTCCTTCTTGCGCCCCGTATGGTCCAAGCGCAGAACCTCTCCACCGGATCGTTGAATATCACGGTCGAGGACCCGGCGGGCGCGGTCATCAACGGGGCCAAACTTGAGCTGCGCGACCTGGATACGAATGACATTCACAAGTCGACAACCTCGGGCTCCGGTGTAGCAGTCATTCCTTTTCTTAATCCCGCCCACTACAGCCTGCGGGTGAGCCGTGACGGGTTTGCGACCAAGGTCTATCCGTCTGTCACGGTGCAGGTGAATCAGGTGACCAATATGGTCGTGAAGCTCGAGGTCGGCTCGACGAACCAGACGGTGACCGTTTCCGCCAACTCATCGCCTTTGTTGCAGACCACGGACAATGCGCTCGCTACGACGATCGACTTGAAGGAAGTGGAAGATCTGCCGGTCTCAGGACGTGATGTCACCAGCTTTGCTTTTCTGGTGCCCGGCTCAGTGGATGGCGCGGACTTCAACAACCTGCCCGGCGGAGCCGCGAATATCAGCGCAAATGGCTTCTCCACGCAGACTAACCGCAATAAGAGCGCTGGCTTCGGCAATGGTGCGGTGATTGCCAACCGTCTCGAAGACGTGCAGGAGATGACGGTGCAGACCAGCGAACTCGATGCCAGCTACGGCGGCACCTCTACCATGGACATTGGCTTCGATACCAAGCGCGGTACGAACCACTTTCACGGCTCGCTCTTTGAGACCTACCGCAATGACGCCTTGAATGCCAATAGCTGGTACAACAACAGCGTCAATCAGAAACGCAGCAAGCTCATCATCAATGATTTTGGTGCCAGCCTTGGCGGCCCGATTCTTAAAAACAAACTGTTCTTCTTCGCGAGCCTCGCGAATTTCCGGCAGCCGTTCAAGTCGACCGTCACGACAGAGGTCGGCACGCCGCTGGCGCTCTCCGGCATCTATGAGTACATTCCTCAGGGCTCTTCCAGCATCGTGCAGGACAATGTGCTTCAGGCCGGTGCCAGCGCAGGCTGCTCCACCTGTACGGCGACCATCAATCCGCTCATCGCGCAGGATCTCGCCAACATCGAGTCCACCTATTCGCTGGATGGCGCAACGCTCACGCCGCTCGACCTCAACCATGAAAATCTGACGTTCCCCAACAAAGGTTACGTGGTGCGGAAGTATCCCACGCTGCGCCTGGACTACAACATCACGCCCAACCTGCGCTGGACCGGAACCGTCACGGAGTCCAACAGCTATGTGACCAATTCCGGCGGGCCGCCGTACCCTGGCGCTCAGTATGCCAATCAGGCTTATAGCTATGAGACGCGCGGCTATCAGATTGCAACCGGCTTTGACTGGAATGTGACGCCAACTATCGTGAATGCACTTCGCGTGGGCTATCTCTACTCCGGCTTCATCTACAACACACAAGGCATCAATACGCCTACCGCGTCCATGGTGCAGCAGGGCGACCTGGCTTTCGGCTTTGGCCTGAACAGTGGTGTGAATGGATTTGCGAGCCTCAAGGGAGGTTCACTCTATCCGGTACTGGGAGTTACGGACAACGTCTCCTGGCAGCACGGCAATCACAGCTTCCAGTTTGGCGTCTCCGCGCAGACTGAGATCGATCACTATTACAACAATCAGTTTGTGCCTTACATCGGGGTCAACTATATCTCCACAGGCGATCCGGTCACGAGCGCGCTGGTGAATTCGCTGTCGCCAAACGCGCCGTCATCAGCACCTGAAGATGTCGAAGAACTCTATGCGACCCTGAATGGCCGCATGACCTATTACAGCCTTGGTCAATTTGTGAATGCCAAGACCAAGCAGTTCCAGCCCGGCATTTCTTTCAACCTGCATGAGCGCCTGACGCAGGCGGCGTTGTTTGCCATGGACTCATGGCGCCTGACGCCCACGCTGACGCTGAACTACGGTCTGCGGTGGGACTTCACCGGAGCGTCCAAGGACGAGACCGGCTTCTACACCCATCCCACACTCGCAAATCTGTGGGGCCCGACCGCCGTGGGCGATCTCTTCCAGCCCGGTGTGTTGAACGGCGTGCAAAATCCCGTGGAAGGCCCATCGTCAGAGGCCTACGCGCCCACCTACGTCCACCCCGAGCCGAATATCGGCATTGCATGGAACCCGCGCGGCAACTCAGACTCATGGTTTGATCGCCTCGTTGGGCACGGCAAGACCGTCATCCGCGCCAGCTTCACGCTCAAGAACTACACCGAGGGCGCGCAAAACTTCTGGAATTTCGGCTCGAACAACGGCGCCAACTTCAACACCTACTTCTACGCCAATCCGGTGGCTCCTGGCAGCGGCACGCCAGGGCCCGGCTTCTACAACGCAGGCTCAGTGATTCTGGGCGGCTCGTTGCCTGCACTGGCCTCGACCTCACCCAATCCCTACTCGCCGATCATCACCGAGGCCAGCCAGGGATTCAGCGGAACTTCCTTCCTCACCTTTGATCCGCACATCAAGCAGCCTTACGTGGAGTCGTGGTCGGTCGGCATTCAGCGGGCCATCACTCCCAACAACGTCATTGAGATCCGGTATGTGGGCAATGTTGCCAAGGATCAATGGCTCGGTGTGAATTACAACGAGATCAATATCTTTGAGAATGGCTTCCTGAACGACTTCCGCGCGGCGCAGGCCAATCTGTCGGCGTCTGGCGGCAAGTCATTCAAGGGCTCGCAGCCTACGCCCATCCTTGACCAGGCCTTTAATGCAACCGGAGCCACGGCCAACTACACCAACGCTCAGTTCATCACTTATCTGCAGCAGGGGCAGGCGGGTGCCTTCGCCAATGCCCTCGCCGGCAATGCCAGCTATCTGTGCTCGCTGGTGGGTGAAAGCAATTTCTCCCCCTGCGGCAGTGCAGGAGCGGCAGGCACGGGCAGCTACCCCATCAACTTCTTTGAAGCAAATCCTTACGCAGCCGGACAGGGCATCTATGAGATGACCAATAACGGCTACTCCAACTACAACGCGCTGCAAATCGACTTTCGCCAGCGCATGTGGCACGGCATGCAGTTTGACGCCAACTACAGCTACTCGCAGTCGCTTAACAACGGCGCGCAGGGCAGCACCGCTCCTGGATTTTATGGTGGCCGCAGCAACAGCGCACCCGGCTATTACACCCTCCGCGACAAGCACCTGAACTACTTCCCCAGCGCCTTTGACGTACATCACGTGTTACACGTCAGCGGCGTCTATGACCTGCCCTTTGGCAAAGATCGCGCCTTCTTCCACCAGAACCCGATTGCCAATTATGCGATTGGCGGATGGACCGTAGGCATGATCCTCACCTATCAGGGCGGCGATCCTTTCCTCTTCACTGGCGGCACCAGCACCTTCAATCAGAATGACGGCGGCATTCGTCTGATTGGCGTGACGAAGTCGCAACTGCAGCATCAGATTCGTCCGCGCCGCGTACCCGGCAAGGCATACGTGAGCCTCTTTGATCCGAAGTACATCTCGGCTGAGGGCCAGGCGAACAGCCAATACATCACGCCCAATTATCAGGCGGGAACAATTGGCACGCTGATGTGGCTGCATGCTCCCAAGTGGATCAATACGGACTTGTCGCTCACCAAGCTCATTCCCATCCACGGCAAGATGAACTTTTCACTGCAGGGCGAGTTCCTGAATGCCTTCAACCACACCGAATGGACCGGCATGGATACGGGCGTGCAGGACACAACCTTCGGGACAACCAGCTCGACGGTGAATAACCCGAGAAACATTCAGCTGCGCGGAACCTTCAACTTCTAA
- a CDS encoding glycoside hydrolase family 127 protein: MCEQSKLSRRNFLGSAAALGGLFLLPPHLKALQDAVMDIPVSADGTGYEKVLWRYKDFPMTQVRMRDGVLKNALEINRQYLYLVPNDRLLHTFRLTAGLPTSAEPLGGWEAPDCELRGHFAGGHYLSACALMYASTGDEKIKAKGDALVAELAKCQQPDGYLSAFPASFFDRLRHYQKVWAPFYTYHKIMAGHLDMYVHTGNQQALETCKRMADWAIEYTKPIPADQWQRMLLVEQGGMNEVSFNLYAVTGEKKYRDLGFRFEHKLIFDPLAKREDHLAGNHANTNIPKVIGAARGYEVADDKRYHTIAEFFWGAVTSQHAYATGGTSDGEFWHKPGTLAEHLGPAAEECCCSYNMMKLSRHLYGWTGDPRIFDYYERLMYNVRIGTQDPKGMLMYYVSLKPGYWKTFGTPFDAFWCCTGTGVEEYSKVNDSIYFHDAKNIYVNLFAGSEVQWPEKNVSLVQETNFPLEEATTLTVRAQKPSAFGLKIRVPYWATNGFTIHINGQPQSVEAKPESYATLHRTWHDGDTIKVSMPMSLHISPIPDSPDVQAVLYGPLVLAGEMGRHGLTEKQIYGDSGPFSDKENYPMPELLTASGQAGEAIERLPGGELRFATANQQQTMHLKPLYQIMDERYTVYWKVNRKTV, from the coding sequence ATGTGCGAACAATCAAAACTCTCACGCAGAAACTTTCTCGGCTCAGCAGCCGCGCTCGGCGGACTTTTCCTGCTGCCGCCGCACCTCAAAGCCCTGCAGGACGCAGTCATGGATATTCCCGTGAGCGCCGACGGCACCGGCTATGAAAAGGTCCTTTGGCGGTACAAAGACTTTCCGATGACGCAGGTGCGCATGCGCGATGGCGTGCTCAAAAACGCTCTGGAGATCAACCGGCAATATCTCTATCTGGTACCGAATGACCGCCTGCTGCACACCTTTCGCCTGACGGCCGGCCTGCCTACGAGCGCCGAGCCTCTGGGGGGTTGGGAAGCGCCCGATTGCGAACTGCGCGGTCACTTTGCCGGGGGACACTATCTCTCGGCCTGCGCGCTGATGTATGCCTCCACCGGAGATGAAAAGATCAAGGCCAAGGGCGATGCGCTCGTCGCGGAACTGGCCAAATGCCAGCAGCCGGACGGCTACCTGAGCGCTTTTCCTGCATCGTTTTTTGATCGCCTGCGCCACTACCAGAAGGTGTGGGCGCCCTTCTACACCTATCACAAGATCATGGCCGGCCATCTCGACATGTATGTGCATACCGGCAACCAGCAGGCCCTCGAAACCTGCAAGCGTATGGCTGACTGGGCCATCGAATACACAAAACCGATTCCCGCTGACCAGTGGCAGCGCATGCTGCTGGTGGAGCAGGGCGGCATGAATGAAGTTTCCTTCAATCTGTATGCGGTCACCGGCGAAAAGAAGTATCGCGACCTTGGTTTCCGCTTTGAGCACAAACTCATCTTTGATCCGCTAGCCAAGCGCGAAGATCATCTCGCGGGCAATCATGCCAACACGAATATTCCCAAGGTGATCGGCGCGGCGCGCGGCTATGAAGTGGCGGACGACAAGCGCTATCACACTATTGCGGAGTTTTTCTGGGGCGCAGTGACCTCGCAGCACGCCTATGCCACGGGCGGCACCAGCGATGGCGAGTTCTGGCACAAGCCCGGCACGCTAGCTGAGCATCTTGGGCCTGCCGCTGAAGAGTGCTGCTGCAGCTATAACATGATGAAGCTCTCACGCCATCTCTACGGATGGACGGGCGACCCGCGCATCTTCGACTACTATGAGCGGCTGATGTACAACGTTCGCATCGGCACGCAAGATCCCAAGGGCATGCTGATGTACTACGTCTCGCTCAAGCCCGGCTACTGGAAGACCTTCGGCACGCCCTTCGACGCGTTCTGGTGCTGCACGGGAACGGGCGTTGAGGAATACTCCAAGGTCAACGACTCTATCTACTTCCACGATGCAAAGAACATTTATGTGAATCTCTTTGCCGGCTCTGAGGTGCAGTGGCCTGAGAAGAATGTGTCGCTCGTGCAGGAGACGAACTTCCCGCTCGAAGAAGCCACGACGCTCACGGTTCGTGCCCAAAAGCCGTCAGCGTTCGGGCTGAAGATTCGTGTTCCCTACTGGGCTACCAACGGATTCACCATTCACATCAATGGCCAACCTCAAAGTGTGGAAGCGAAGCCTGAGAGCTATGCCACACTCCATCGCACGTGGCATGACGGCGACACCATCAAGGTGAGCATGCCCATGTCTCTGCATATTTCGCCCATCCCCGATTCGCCCGATGTCCAGGCCGTGCTCTATGGTCCGCTCGTGCTTGCGGGCGAAATGGGACGCCACGGTCTCACGGAGAAACAGATCTATGGCGACTCCGGCCCCTTCTCTGACAAGGAGAACTACCCCATGCCGGAACTGTTGACCGCATCCGGCCAGGCTGGCGAAGCCATCGAGCGCCTGCCGGGCGGCGAACTGCGCTTCGCCACCGCAAATCAACAGCAGACCATGCACCTCAAGCCGCTCTACCAGATCATGGATGAGCGCTACACCGTCTACTGGAAGGTCAATCGCAAGACAGTTTGA